One Caldicellulosiruptoraceae bacterium PP1 genomic window carries:
- the frr gene encoding ribosome recycling factor, with the protein MAEPIQLAEEKMKKTIETLKSEFTNVRAGRANPHILDRITVDYYGAMTPIPQTASITVPEARVIVIQPWDVKMLKEIEKAIQKADIGINPINDGKVIRLVFPELTEERRKELVKQVKKLAEEAKVAIRTIRRDTMEEYKKMKKNNEITEDDLKDTENDVQKLHDKYIDQIDKLLQSKEKEIMEV; encoded by the coding sequence CTATTCAATTAGCTGAAGAGAAAATGAAAAAGACAATTGAAACATTAAAAAGTGAATTTACAAATGTCAGAGCAGGTCGAGCAAATCCTCATATATTAGATAGGATTACAGTTGATTATTATGGTGCAATGACTCCAATTCCACAGACTGCATCTATTACAGTTCCTGAAGCAAGAGTAATTGTAATTCAACCATGGGATGTAAAAATGCTAAAAGAAATTGAAAAAGCCATTCAGAAGGCTGATATAGGAATTAATCCAATAAATGATGGAAAGGTTATAAGATTAGTATTTCCTGAGTTAACAGAAGAAAGAAGAAAAGAATTGGTGAAACAAGTAAAGAAATTAGCAGAAGAAGCAAAAGTAGCAATAAGAACAATTAGAAGAGATACGATGGAAGAATACAAGAAAATGAAAAAAAATAATGAAATCACAGAGGATGATCTTAAAGATACAGAAAATGACGTGCAAAAACTACACGATAAATACATAGACCAAATAGATAAGCTACTTCAATCAAAAGAGAAGGAAATTATGGAAGTTTAG